The following coding sequences lie in one Crassostrea angulata isolate pt1a10 chromosome 10, ASM2561291v2, whole genome shotgun sequence genomic window:
- the LOC128165791 gene encoding RB1-inducible coiled-coil protein 1-like, which produces MLFVFHVDTGTMMTFDMGLLAGSVAELQRVICQACHITEDKQVLLISGGESLDPNTQVHKYHAGTDTNPIYLFSKMAIEAATPPSPSVHYGSDVDIPSQVEGSLLLPPTFGTVVARSQLAIQIHDVDKEEVEACEKLVHDQHLQQQGWAAVVANLEDITSALKHRSEIFSEAYTGYLTCREDYLTTLSCVASSLDLLSKIPVLPCLLHSMEEASMSDKNLFEWISSQDPKHSLHDMVQQCLKATEQLDQHVLDNLMLEVTDTFKQVDNPSMKEVKGIEDRLYGLDQILNGARKIVQEQSDLAQALYQNQTRVSTLRDTSILPDLCNSHKKQLVVMVNNHKKLQETKKKCKMAKEELSVNLHTRLRWVMLVEKRICDVDGKLMIYHENLKRLKKRLDILKQIHEAPQVYAKLVVEVVRRRKFSTQFLKWANHLAVESQNVHEDELKRREMFHKEVGNHFLQSLFNGLEDSPSSFATEEPKAFDQHLPPITPDDVTMLRNEVPELAQDLQVPLDVSFLMKDVFFERSMFKFDDTTVKGGPAHGMATSDIEIINNCDEETFLTTEESLSLEQQVASSEMDPNLLLQIQKETCADKPELLMPKSLSEELTKQMKICSKDKMPSASNVVNFHKTYPGESAIKCETDVSAKKSVCGVEGTSESFGASTSSGEQLKSTESELSGHEKTSESASSGKRRVRRQTDQDMETSQEFTTADFYIEDSMPSSIADSPPSKGEKQKPEPLIPEEKPEEVTVLKAKVQTLTHELEESKGKLGKLVNISQEAARLKSDLMELLTCVKESKTVMSSEMANTQDSLTVTVKRCLASFDKNLDKFKRSLEEEQERCVEKEKLIAQCNEKEKVLQQKLSENESLIESMNKEIESLKQKWVNSESKLEKEKENFNREFQKQQEEHQNTIEEIKKENSLELEVELDKLRSEFQEQILELENKISEQEAVEAKLKEKISGFSSEKSKEEEKLFAQFQQEKTDIMKILQDEHEGKLKKELEACREGLEAKHKEEMESMQQCHSDKLENLMKEQKESLTKEKDDELETLSHQLNAEFEKSYEILKETLDGDYQKALEEFKARSEQTVKEDKLNMEKDMKKQIDELQLQLNSYTDRMYDHKDSQTPCTESIPQGAQTDKTNTSQSEMQTDQWQGVETKTQTDITPVAQQEAQTSLSMSEGTEVDTQTDLAAVVQQGAQTNLSMQDGTESNTQTEFPEIVQQAMQTSLSMSSEGMNIETQTEPKQQSSQEIQTSLPLRTQVEGSDMETQTDKMNQQQEDQASFDVTNKEDVEKEGTVDSGEIQMRSGESDVAISKEEHRNQMACIEVRLTAEKDKALIELKRKHEKEISEMISKLEKEKSDSLTAIHNSLQAEKQVAFNEAVTKLSQDKDKVIEDLRAKEKDLLEQLSTDQETILKLNEEKSKLEDIKTRAMSHLSDKEREYNAARRQLEDDLALTRQQLSQYQSQLQAMSTISVPSVMEVSQIEDSSRIASLEDELKSKSEKIAELQQKMMEISMTTSTRHIAEDKVSITSCNVGDLALFCLDDRHDQYVVFTIGSTLHFLHTDCQDTLGLKPNPGETKKSWVLAEITEKEYCQAKKPQNRFKVPVGTKFYRVKAKPWRPESGARGTSSTAST; this is translated from the exons ATGTTGTTTGTCTTCCATGTTGACACAGGGACCATGATGACCTTTGACATGGGTCTGTTAGCTGGAAg TGTGGCAGAGTTACAGAGGGTGATATGTCAAGCTTGCCATATAACAGAGGACAAACAGGTGCTGCTGATCAGTGGTGGAGAGAGCCTTGACCCCAACACACAGGTCCACAAATACCACGCAGGCACT gACACAAACCCAATTTATCTGTTCAGCAAAATGGCAATCGAGGCAGCTACTCCACCATCACCCAGTGTACACTATGGTTCTG ATGTGGATATTCCTAGTCAAGTTGAAGGGTCACTTCTTCTACCTCCAACCTTTGGTACAGTTGTGGCCAGATCTCAGCTTGCTATA CAAATTCATGATGTGGACAAGGAGGAGGTGGAGGCGTGTGAGAAGTTAGTCCATGACCAACACCTCCAGCAGCAGGGCTGGGCGGCCGTGGTGGCTAACCTAGAGGACATCACAAG TGCCCTCAAACACAGATCAGAGATTTTTTCCGAGGCCTACACAGGTTACCTGACGTGTCGCGAGGATTACTTAACAACACTTTCCTG TGTGGCATCTTCACTTGATCTCCTATCAAAGATACCAGTTTTACCATGTCTTCTGCACTCAATGGAAGAGGCCTCCATGTCAGATAAGAACTTGTTTGAATGGATTAGCTCACAG GACCCCAAACACAGTTTACATGACATGGTCCAGCAGTGTTTGAAGGCCACGGAGCAGCTTGACCAGCATGTACTGGACAACCTGATGTTGGAGGTGACTGACACCTTTAAACAGGTGGACAACCCCAGCATGAAAGAGGTCAAGGGCATTGAGGACAGGCTGTATGGACTGGACCAGATTTTGAATGGAGCCAGAAAGATTGTACAGGAGCAGAGTGATTTGGCACAG GCATTATATCAGAACCAGACGCGGGTCAGTACCCTGAGGGACACCTCCATCCTCCCTGACCTTTGTAACAGCCACAAGAAACAGCTGGTTGTCATGGTTAACAACCACAAAAAACTCCAGGAAACCAAGAAGAAGTGTAAGATGGCCAAAGAGGAGTTGTCTGTCAATCTCCACACCAGACTCAG ATGGGTGATGTTGGTAGAGAAAAGAATCTGTGATGTTGATGGAAAGTTGATGATATACCATGAAAACTTGAAACGACTGAAAAAGAGGCTAGACATTCTGAAACAGATCCATGAGGCACCACAAGTGTACGCTAAACTGGTGGTGGAGGTGGTGCGCCGAAGAAAGTTCTCCACCCAGTTCTTAAAG TGGGCAAACCATTTAGCTGTTGAATCACAGAATGTTCATGAAGATGAATTGAAGAGGAGAGAAATGTTCCACAAAGAAGTTG GCAACCATTTCCTTCAGTCACTGTTCAATGGACTGGAAGATTCACCCTCATCATTTGCT ACTGAGGAACCCAAAGCATTTGATCAACACTTGCCCCCAATTACACCAGATGATGTTACAATGCTGAGAAATGAGGTCCCGGAACTTGCCCAAGATCTCCA GGTTCCACTGGACGTGTCTTTCTTAATGAAGGATGTTTTCTTTGAGCGATCAATGTTTAAGTTTGATGACACTACTGTGAAAGGGGGCCCTGCTCATGGCATGGCCACCTCTGACATTGAGATAATCAACAACTGTGATGAGGAAACCTTTCTAACCACAGAAGAAAGTCTTTCATTGGAGCAGCAAGTTGCAAGCAGTGAGATGGATCCAAATCTTCTGCTTCAAATCCAGAAGGAAACTTGTGCTGACAAACCCGAACTTTTAATGCCGAAAAGTCTTTCAGaagaattaacaaaacaaatgaaaatttgcaGCAAGGACAAAATGCCAAGTGCTTCAAATGTTgttaattttcacaaaacttATCCAGGGGAAAGTGCAATAAAATGTGAGACGGACGTAAGTGCCAAAAAATCTGTGTGTGGTGTAGAAGGTACTAGCGAGTCTTTTGGGGCTTCTACTTCTTCAGGAGAACAATTAAAATCCACAGAGAGTGAACTCTCAGGACATGAAAAAACCTCAGAGAGTGCTTCATCAGGGAAAAGGCGAGTCAGGAGACAAACTGACCAAGACATGGAGACCTCTCAAGAATTCACTACAGCAGATTTTTACATAGAAGACTCCATGCCTTCTTCCATTGCTGACTCCCCACCAAGTAAAggagaaaaacaaaaaccagaACCTTTGATTCCTGAGGAGAAGCCAGAGGAAGTGACAGTACTAAAGGCCAAAGTTCAGACATTGACTCATGAACTGGAGGAGTCTAAAGGCAAGCTTGGAAAATTAGTGAACATTTCACAGGAagcagccagactgaaatcagATTTAATGGAGTTGCTGACTTGTGTCAAAGAAAGTAAAACCGTCATGTCATCTGAGATGGCAAATACACAAGACTCATTAACTGTGACAGTGAAACGTTGTTTGGCTTCATTTGACAAGAATTTAGACAAATTTAAAAGATCATTGGAGGAAGAACAGGAAAGATGTGTAGAGAAGGAGAAATTAATTGCTCAGTGTAATGAAAAAGAGAAGGTGCTCCAACAGAAGCTCTCTGAAAATGAGTCTTTGATTGAGAGCATGAATAAGGAAATTGAAAGTTTGAAACAAAAGTGGGTCAATTCGGAGAGTAAACTTGAAAAGGAGAAAGAAAACTTTAATAGAGAATTTCAAAAACAACAAGAGGAACATCAAAATACAattgaagaaattaaaaaagaaaattcacttgAGCTTGAAGTTGAACTTGATAAATTACGGTCCGAATTTCAGGAGCAGATTTTAGAATTGGAGAACAAGATATCCGAGCAAGAGGCAGTTGAAGCCAAACTAAAAGAGAAAATTTCAGGCTTCTCTAGCGAAAAAAGTAAGGAGGAAGAGAAACTATTTgctcaatttcaacaagagaaaACAGACATAATGAAGATATTGCAGGATGAGCATGAAGGAAAACTGAAAAAAGAACTTGAAGCTTGCAGAGAGGGACTTGAAGCTAAACACAAAGAAGAAATGGAGTCTATGCAACAGTGCCACAGTGATAAATTAGAAAACCTGATGAAAGAACAAAAGGAATCCCTGACCAAGGAAAAAGATGATGAGCTTGAAACTCTGTCACACCAGTTGAATGCAGAGTTTGAAAAATCATACGAGATATTAAAGGAGACCCTAGATGGAGATTACCAGAAAGCTTTGGAGGAATTCAAGGCACGAAGTGAACAGACAGTTAAAGAGGATAAACTGAACATGgaaaaagatatgaaaaaacaGATTGATGAACTTCAGTTACAACTTAATTCATACACTGACAGGATGTATGATCATAAGGACTCGCAAACACCCTGCACAGAGAGTATACCTCAAGGAGCCCAAACAGACAAGACCAACACAAGTCAGTCGGAAATGCAAACAGACCAGTGGCAGGGAGTAGAGACGAAAACCCAGACAGACATTACACCTGTGGCTCAACAAGAGGCTCAGACCAGCCTCTCTATGAGTGAGGGCACAGAGGTCGACACACAGACAGACTTAGCAGCAGTGGTTCAACAGGGGGCTCAGACCAACTTATCCATGCAGGATGGGACAGAAAGCAACACTCAGACAGAGTTCCCAGAGATTGTTCAGCAGGCAATGCAGACTAGCTTGTCAATGAGTTCAGAAGGTATGAACATTGAAACACAGACAGAACCCAAACAGCAGAGCTCTCAAGAGATACAAACAAGCTTGCCCTTGAGGACACAAGTTGAAGGTTCAGATATGGAGACTCAGACAGACAAAATGAACCAGCAGCAAGAGGATCAAGCTTCTTTTGATGTTACCAACAAAGAAGATGTGGAGAAGGAAGGAACGGTTGATTCAGGAGAAATTCAGATGAGATCTGGTGAAAGTGATGTGGCGATCAGTAAAGAAGAACACAGGAACCAGATGGCTTGTATAGAAGTGAGACTGACAGCAGAAAAAGACAAG gctttgattgaattaaaacgGAAGCATGAAAAAGAGATTTCTGAAATGATCAGCAAActtgaaaaagaaaagtctGACTCTCTGACTGCCATCCATAACAGTCTACAAGCTGAAAAACAG GTTGCTTTCAATGAAGCTGTGACAAAACTTTCTCAAGATAAAGATAAAGTTATTGAGGATCTGAGAGCTAAGGAAAAAGACTTGCTGGAACAGTTGTCTACTGACCAAG AAACCATTCTGAAGTTAAATGAAGAGAAAAGCAAACTAGAAGACATTAAAACAAGAGCAATGTCACATCTCTCAGACAAAGAAAGGGAATACAA TGCGGCTAGGCGACAGTTGGAGGATGACCTGGCCCTGACCAGACAGCAGCTGTCCCAGTACCAGTCTCAGCTTCAGGCCATGTCCACCATCTCTGTGCCCTCTGTTATGGAGGTCAG TCAAATTGAGGACTCATCCCGCATTGCAAGTTTAGAAGAT GAGTTAAAGAGTAAATCTGAAAAGATTGCTGAACTTCAGCAGAAAATG